The Raphanus sativus cultivar WK10039 chromosome 2, ASM80110v3, whole genome shotgun sequence DNA segment TAATAGATCAGTATTTTTCTGATTCTTATAAAATCTGAAagtgttgtcaaaaaaaatctgaagGTCAAGAGAGTTATCAGTCGTTAAATTAATAGATCATCAGTATTTTTATGTTCTTATAAAATCTCTATCCCTTCTATCTAATTCCATTGATTCGAAAAATATctagcaaattaaaaaaatttagctGAGTTCGAAGACATTATCAAATTGTTAATCCTTTTTTTCATCAAATTGTTAATACTAAGATAGCAATTTGCTATATAAAAAGCCAATCCAATGGAAAAAGCGCAAATAGTTAACAATCAACAAGTTGTGGAATCATGCCGAAGATGATTTACCTAATCCTATCAAGTGGTATATACAGtttgatataatatatgttttaagaaTAATTCGTTGTTTTAGATGATTTATATGGATATATCAAAGTGTTGTGACGtcgacaaaaacaaaaaatatcaaagtgtTGTGGCCTTGTGGAACAAGGACAACAAATTCTTGACAATATAGTACATTCGTTTGATTATCTTTACCAAAACAAAAGGTATATTAGGCAGTGAAGCTAATGTGAAATGAGCTATGGAGCAGATTTGCGTATCTTTCGGCTTACGTGCCTAATATTCCAATGTATCTACAACCTCAAATGCATTGTGTCCGTGGTAAGAACCTTAAATGCATTTCACAAAGAATGTTCTTAATTATATGCAATAGAGAGTGTCAACCCCAACAAAACTGTATGATTGATAGATTAGGTATTTAACATCTTTAGAAATATTCAAgagtataataaatatatgttttgatttttgacATTTGAAAGATAAAcaaatagaatagatatatcattctttaaaaaaagGTCGACAAACTGGTACTAGTGTTTTtagaatataacaaaagatagtAGTAACAAACAACTACTAAGAATATTTCATAAACttagaatttaaatttgtatacgaGGCATGCGTTGGTTCAGGTTTTGCTCGAGCAAAATACTGATCTATTAAATTAACGACTAGCAACTCTattaaatttagaatttaaaccTATACTTTATCATAGAATGCTCCTCTAGTAATAACCACGTGTGCAGCACCCCGCCTCATATTACAATGATCACCAACCTTTTTTGATATTTCGTGTGTGTATATAAGAATATGCATTAACAAGATCAATTCCCACAATCCATAAACAATTCCCCAAGagtcgttgacaaaaaaaaacttccaaaAAGTCAAAGCATTCTCAAGACCCTCCATTCTCCAGtcaatatatttcataaatatctCTGTCTCTCTTTGCCAACCATTCTTATTCATAGTTATCACACAACCCGAAAAAAAACTCCTAAACAAGAAAGAGAAAGTAAGAAGAAGAGattaattttatcattattCTATTACCAAAGCATTTGACTTTTTGTGACAAAGAGATTTGAAGAAAGAGATATGAGGAACGAAGCGGGTGGTATCATGGTCGTTGATCTCCAAACCGATCCATATAACAACAATCACCATCGCCAAGAAATTACCAACAGTGGCCACAAACCGAGGCCTAAATTTGGCGACTTCTTGAAAGCTGACCACGACGGAATATTCCCTCCCGTGGTGGATCCCATCATCGTCAACACCAACCTAACTCACCAACGGTTTAGCAGCGTCTCGACCATGAGCAACGGTCCAACAAGCGGAGACGACAGTTCTCCTTGCGTGATGTCCCCTTGGGCCCGTCTCTCGCCACCTTGGGCTATGGATTTCAACGAAGACAATGCCCTCGAGACCAATGGTCTCATTGGGTCCATAGTACGTGAAGAAGGTCATATATACTCGCTAGCCGCTTCTGGTGACCTTCTCTACACGGGCTCGGACTCCAAGAACATTAGGGTTTGGAAGAATCTAAAGGACTACGCGGGGTTTAAAGCGAGTAGCGGGCTCATCAAGGCTATCGTGATATTCGGAGAAGACCGGGTCTTCACCGGTCATCAAGACGGTAAGATCCGGATTTGGAAAGTTTCGAAGAGGAAACCGGGGAAGCACAAACGCGTTGGAACGTTGCCGACGTTTAAATCGCTGGTCAAAAGCTCCGTAAACCCTAAGCATTACCGCGGTAAAAACTCGGTGAAAACGAAGCACCACGACGCCGTTTCGAGTCTTAGCATGGACGCTGAGGTCGGTTTGTTGTACTCCAGCTCTTGGGATAGGACGATCAAGGTGTGGAGAGTGTCGGATTCCAAGTGTTTGGAGTCGATACAAGCGCACGAGGACGCGATAAACTCGGTCATGACCGGTGGTTTCGATGACTTGGTGTTCACGGGATCTGCGGACGGTACGGTGAAAGTGTGGAAACGTGAGATGCAAGTCAAAACGAGGCATGCGTTGGTTCAGGTTTTGCTCGAGCAAGAGAACGCGGTCACGGCGTTGGCGGTTAAACCGGAGTTTTCGATGGTTTATTCCGGTTCATCGGACGGGGTGGTGAACTATTGGCAGCGTTCGAAGCGTGTATTCATCGGTGGGATGCTCAAAGGGCACAACTCGGCTGTGTTGTGTCTCGCTGTAGCGGGGAACTTGTTGTTGAGTGGTTCCGCCGACAAGAACATATGTGTGTGGAGGCGGGAACCTGCCGATGGATCTCATGAGTGTCTGTCTGTTTTGACGGGACACATGGGACCGGTCAAGTGTCTAGCCGTGGAGGAGGAACGAGCTTGCCGCGGTAAAGAAGCAAAAGCGTCAGTGGAGGAGGGAGAGCGGAAGTGGATTATATACAGCGGGAGTTTGGACAAGTCGGTGAAAGTGTGGCGCGTGTCGGAGAAGGTGGCGACGTGGAGGGAGATGGAAGAAGAGGCAGCAGCATCTTCCGGGTGGAAGCGCTCTCCTTCTTTGCATGAGAGTTGCGCGTGGAGTTCACATGATTTGGGTAAATAAAAAAAGGACCTGGTGGTAGGAGAGGAGCATAGTGTGATTATTTACGAAGATGTGCCGTCATCGATCATTTCACGATGACCGACCGTGTCTTCACGACGAGGAGGagccgaaggattgttttcagTTTCATGACCAAAGTCAGTCAACGAAGAGATTTGTGCCAAAGTCAGCTAAAGAGTGAGTCAATGTGGGGTTGATGGTTTTCACGTAGTGATGAGTTTTGCTATTTTTTTGGttctaaatagaaaaaaaaacttgaaaacgAAATTGTAATACTATTCCTTTCCCCAAAAATCTGTAACAAGGACAAAGACTCAAACATGTTTTGTCTTCTGTTCTGTGTGTTTATTTCGTGGTTGCAAGTTGCAACTTTATAAAGAGGTTTTTACCAAAcaaaacttcttctttttttaccaaacaaaactttataatatacAATGTTGATGAGTCGTTTTGTCTTCGATAGAATTGctctttataaattaaatttactaAACACACGTAATACACTCGTGATTAGTGATTACTAATCACAAAAGTTTATTTCGTGgtaaagataaataaattagtaaaaGATAAATAGTTTGACAGTACGTTAGAAGAGTAGGATGGATCAATAAAAACACCAGCCATCCTTCGTATAGAACTGTAGACCTACCAGAATCCTATCTCGTAACACAAGGGACACCATAGTGATCACATCCCAACATACAACATGtacaaaaagaataaaacatcCGCAATAAATCCTTCAAATAGTCCAATCAACCAATCACTAAACCGAAAACATTTCCACAGCCGAATCAAATCATCCCGTTTCGTTAGAACCGCGTAGTTCCGGTTATCAGAACATACATGCGGTTGTTAGAAAATGACCACGGTTTTATTTACGAAAGTACCCTCTATTTGACCCTCTCAACGCAGCGTTTAGCAACGCGTTGACGGCGAGAGAATTTTCCCGGAAAATAACCTTTTCAATTCTCCTTTTTCATCTGGTTcacagaaagaaagaaagaaaggagaagaaaaagTCTTCGTCGTTGTCTTTTACtagtgtgtgagagagagaagacGATCCAACCATCTGTCTTTCTTCCTTTTCTCCACACTTTCAACTCCCTTTCCCCAGAAAACAACCTCTTCCTCTTTGCATCTTAATAAAATCGTCTTTTGTCCCTTTCTTAAACCTTAAAAAAGAGCTTCCTGTAATCAATTAGATATATCTGTAGAGTTGagttgattgattgattgactATTTAAGCCAGCTTTGGGTCAATAGTTTCCCGATTTAGGAAATTTTAGGGGTTAGGGTTTTCTTTGGGGTGTGTGTTTGTGCTTAATTTGGTAAGAAGATGGCTACAATTCTAAGAAAGTTCTCGGCTTTACCATCGCCGATTCGTAGAagagataatgaggatggtgatgAAACTAGTCATAATAATGATTATTCATTTGCCATGGAGTATAAAGGTCCTCTTATTGCTAATCTACCAAGAGCTAATCCTGTCCAAGTTGATCAGATTCCTACTGCTCTCCCCGTTTCCTTTTCTTCACTGTCTAGTGGTGTCTCTTACCCTGTGGCTCAGCCTCTTCCCGTTAGGGCTAAGAAACCACCtcaggagaagaagaataagaacgGTTTGGTTGGTTCTGCATCTAGTCCTAGTGTggtttcttcatcatcatcatcatcaaagagGTTGGAGGTAGCTGGAGAAGCGAAAAGTTGTGTTtattcaccatcatcatcagcagaagTAATAGAGGAGTcagatggtgatgatgatgatgatgatgatgattgttcGGATGGAGAACCTGGCAACCGTGTGAGATTCGATGTGCAAAGTCACGGCAGTGAATGTGGTGATGAAAGCTTTTACATGTCTGATGGGGAGAGTGTGATAACTGCTGCAACGCCTATAGCTGAGAGGAAAGGGAAAAAAGGGTCGTGCTACCGATGCCTGATGGGGAACAGGTTTACTGAGAAGGAACTCTGCGTTGTCTGCTGTGCCAAGTACTGCTCCAACTGCGTGAGGAGAGCCATGGGTGCGATGCCTGAAGGAAGGAAGTGTCAGAGTTGCATCGGTTTCAGAATCTCCGAGTCTAATAGAAAGAGTCTTGGAAAGTGTTCGAGGATGCTGAAGCGTGTTCTCACGGATTCGGAGCTTAAACAAGTCATGCGGGATGAGATCTCCTGCAAGGTGAATCAGCTGCCTTCGCGGCTTATCGCTGTCAATGGGAAGTCTTTGGATGAGGAAGAGCTTTACGTGTTGCAGACTTGTCCTAATCCACCGAAAAAGTTGAAACCTGGAGACTATTGGTATGATAAAGTTGCTGGCTATTGGGGAAAGGTAAGAGTTTCTTGTATACACATATTTGGGTTTATATCTTGAATACTCAGCTGATGTACTTATAACAGGTAGGAGAGAAACCTTGTCAGATTATAAGTCCCCACATGAACATAGGAGGGAACATCAAGAAGGAAGCAAGCAATGGTGACACAGAGATTTGCATTAATAACCGGGAAATAACCAAGAGTGAGCTCATGATGCTCAAGGTGCTTTGCCCTGGACAACCTTAAGCACTAATGTTATTGTTGTTTTCTCCTCTTACTTATCATGTGCCTCTTTACTTTGATGTAGATGGTTGGGGTGCAGTGTGAAGGGAAGCCTCATTTTTGGGTCAATTCAGATGGAACTTACCAAGAAGAAGGTCAGAACCGTATCATGGGGAACATTTGGAGTAAGGTATGATTTTTTCCGAGTATAAAGGCTTTGTCTTGTTCACAACGTATGAATGAATATAAACcgtatataaaaattatggATATTGCTTTCTCAGAAAAGAGCTAGGGTTGCTTGTGCGGTGTTCTCTCTGCCAGCTCCTCCGACTTCATCTGCAGTAGAACCAAATGATGAACCTGTGTATGAGCATAAAATGCTTAACAAGCTTCTTCTGATTGGTGAGGAGAAATGTGGTGCCACTACGATTTACAAACAAGTGAGCTATTCATTCATCTTAAGGCCACCCCAAGTCAGAATGTAGAGAATTATGCTAATTgactttgttttgtttcaggcAAGGTCTCTCTATAAAGTCCCATTCCCTGAAGAAGAGCGTGAAAGAATCAAATTCGTAATCCAAACAAATCTCTATGCTTATCTGGCGATGGTTCTTGAGGCatacgaagaagaagagaggaacaATAATAGCCAGTCCTCGGACCAAACAGATGAGACCAGTGCTAAAACAGTGAGCTCAATCAACCCGAGactaaaacatttttcagattGGCTTctgaaagaaaaggaagaaggaAACCTGAAGATATTTCCAGCGTCAAGCCGGGAGAATGCTCAAACCGTTGCAGAGCTCTGGAGAGTACCAGCCATACAAGCCACCTACAAAAGACTTCGCGATACACTTCCCAGAAACGCTGTTTATTTTCTTGGACGAGTAAGAGATTGCAAACAAATGCTTTCTTTGCACACTTATGTTAAGAGAGGGGGAAAGAAGAAGACTAAcgttaaaattttgtttatgatCAGATTCTGGAGATCTCAAGAGCAGAATACAATCCTAGTGAGATGGACATATTGCAAGCGGAGGGACTCTCGTGTATAGAAGGACTTTCTTGTGTGGAGTTCTCATTCCCATCAACAGCTCAAGAAGACTCTCTGGATATCGATTATCAGCACGATCCAAAAATGAAGTTAGTTCTATTCCTTTTTTCCTTGTGCTGCATTCCGACATATGAACCAATGTGTTCTAAAATCTAATTATGAAACTCAAATGgatttaaattagttaaaattggtttaaattaGTCTACTACAGTGTAAATCAacagatttgtttttgtaatttatgttttataaattataattaaactcaaaatctaaaatatctaaagtaaatgtaaaatatatatttgaaaaaacaaGTTAACCTCTAGACTCCAAATAATCCGTAGCCGATagtatcgatttttttttttaacattgatATTGAACTtactctctctatctctttttGTCAGGTACCAACTAATCCGGTTAAATCCAAGAAGCCTTGGAGAAAACTGGAAACTGCTGGAAATGTTTGAAGACGCTGACTTGGTGATATTCTGTGTCTCATTAACAGACTATGGAGAATACATTGAAGATAGCGACGGGGTTCTTGTGAACAAGATGATAGCAAACAAACAGCTCTTCGAGAGCATGGTGACTCACCCGATCCTAGCTAACAAAAGATTCCTCCTGGTCCTAACCAAATTTGATCTCCTTGAAGAGAAAATCGAGGAGGTTCCTCTAAGAACCTGTGAGTGGTTCCAGGACTTCAACCCGTTGATCAGCCAGAACCAGACGAGCAGACACAACCCTCCGATGGCTCAGCGTGCTTTCCATTACATCGGGTTTCAGTTCAAGAGACTGTATGATTCACTCGTGGGCCCCTATTCGATGCATGGTGGCGGTAAGTCCTTTAGGCCGAAGCTGTTTGTTTCTCAAGTGAGCTTGGAGAGTGATACTGTGGACAATGCACTGAGGTATGCGAGAGATATTCTTAAGTGGCATGTTGAAGAAACTTCCATGTTCCAAGAGATGTCCACTACTAGTATCGAGGCCAGCTTATCCTCTTGATTCTTCCACAATTgaaaattcttttcttttttccttttccttttcttttagaAGAATGTGTGTGGATAATACATGTAATATATGTTTGTATGATGTGTGTGTACGATAGTTAATCTTTAAAGAAAACACATACATGTGATTTAAAGTGACTACAGTTGGGAGATTCTGTTTGTACACACCAATATGACATGGTACAGTACACGTATATAATCATATCTCCAATTTGCTAATCAAATTATGAGTAGATTATGTATTAACAAATCCTCGTCGTTTGATTAGCAAACCGATATAATAACCTTTGAATGCTTGATTTTCACCTCTCCAAATTTTTTgaacaaaagatttttttttagaagcAAAACCGGATCTGAGACTTTCaagacaaaatatttttaagaacttttataaaaacaaaatttgtttcataattttgaattttttattaatgtgaaaatttctaaaaaatttagaaatcaGATCTAATGTTTTATTGGGATATATCCAGATACAGACTAGTtgagaaaaatatttgttatttcaaaATCCTTGTATGATGATCTAGAGAGAACTGAATAGTGATtcattttttattgaaaagGACAAAACAATTTCAATTGTCTTCTTTACCACCTTTAAATATACACGATCCACTTAtaagacttattcttgggttcaccccttagggtgaacctttagattcaccaaccaatagtctttaagtatttgatatttgatatcttttaaaaaaataaacataattgaattttcaaattagattaaaataaaaaaatattaaatacataaaaaataataatagttacaaaaaataaataaattaatattattaaaccttcactaaaatactaaattatataccctaaatcctaaaacatataccctaaattctaaacccaaaaattttagggtttactgtttttatgatttaggttttaatatttatgatttagggtttaagatttatcaaaatcatgaattatccaagggttcggagtttacccaagggtttagggtttagtgattaggatttagggtttagtgttttatgatttagtttttaatatatgtgatttagggtttaggatttataaaaaggtttaggtttatctaaaatttttgggtttaggatttacctaagattttagggtttaggatttagggtatagggtttaatattttactaaaagcttaataatattaatttatttatttttgtaactattactattttttatgtatttatattttttatttttaaaatacaatatagtttagaaattaaattttgtttctttttttaaaagatgtcaaatatcaaatactcaaATACTACTGGTTGGTGAACCTtgaggttcaccctagggggtgaacctaagaataactccacttataatatactattttggCTCCTGTATTTGAAATGGACGGTTCAAGCTGCTGAGATATTTGTTTAcagttaattaataaatgagAGATTGAGAGTTGATGAATTATTCACAGGCATTAGAAAGCAAAAGTAAAAGGATCAGAGTTGGTGATCGACcgttattaattaaatattaacgGTGTTCAGTACTAATCCATAGAATCTAATTGATTCGTGGGAGGTGGAAAACATAGTGAAGGAAAACGTTGGTCAGCGCAAAAAACGTGTTACGATCATTTTCTGCACGTGCTCAACGTGCCTCTCTGCCTTTGGTATCTTGAAGCTTTTGCTTCTCATTCCTTCTTTTCAGGGTtagatttgtttatattttattctttgcTGCAACTTGTATCGCATCTGCCGTCCTTAGGTCTCTCAATCAAATATTCGCATACATTGATTTGAGACATACGTCATTTAAAACGTCATTAACAAAAACAGGTTTAACCATTGTACATTGTAAAAACCATCGAAGTTCTCAAAAAGTTTTGAGTAATTTGTAGGCATTTTTTGTCAATGTTTACACTTTACAGTAGCTTGGCTCAGGCTCATGAACAGAATGATAGAATAATGATACATTAACCTTCATGACATTAAATGCTATAAGTAAAGTGTGAGCATAACAGCAACAAAGTTTGTAGAAAACATTAGATCttaaagtttttgtttgttgaagagtttttttttttgctaaactgttTGTTGAAGAGTTCTTACTCATAttctcaaaattaaaatttacctCTTAAGAACCTCTTATCCATTCTTATTCGATAATGAAAAAACAAATCCAAATAAGAAAATACACAcatactaaaaaaaaagaataaaattttacGTTTGCTAACTCTTCACATATATTTGAAAGATTATTATTCCAAATGTTACATTACTGctttaataataaatcaaaagttattttaaaattaaatattaataattttctttgaGAATTGACATAGAGATCAATAATGGTGCTCTTAACACTGTTAAACCTTTTTGGTCAAATTccattataaaataatgaagtATCCCCTAgattatatttgagaagtgattttgccacatgtcatttctacaatcattttcagaaaaataatatgacatgactactaaaattgatgacatggtttATAGATtgatatgacatggacaattacatttagtgttaatttatatttttactaaactttttaaatatggtaacaACTCATatgttacatttattgtcggtttatattttggactttttttAGATATGGTAATAacacataaatcatcattaatataaatatattcaactatggcatctaaaacatcatttaattatttattttaaattataaaagtttcaaaaaatgtatacaatttttttacaaaattataaaattaaatcgtaaatattactttcttatatatatctaaaaattctataagtattgtttaatttaatttttaaaattatgcaatttttacatatctatttaatatatttaattaaaataaatagatagaaaaatctatcaaatattagaattttaaatatatacatgcatattcttaaatataatttaaaataaataaattgtttttatctttatttttatatttaattaaataaaatttatactaaaatattgataaaaaaaattacaatattaataaaaatttaaatataatttatatttatctgttaaaatatattttaaaatttttttactacACATGGTGTAGGAAGACACCTAGTATAGTACATATTGATATTGGGTTGCCTCTATGATATCCATAAGAGTCATGACGTGTCTCCTATAATTGGCTACGAGACAAAGTCAAAGTCTCAAAGACCATAAGACCAAGaagagaaaataataatcaaaggAAATCGCAAGAAGAAAGTTTTAGATGCGAAGACGTGGTAGGTCAGCGTGGAGAAAGGGTCAACACTGTGATTGAATGACGTAAGGGCTTAGTGAATCCACATGCCAGCTCAGCATCATGATATACACCTCCACTTCTCATAAATCACTCATAAATCACTCATAAATGAGATGATAAAACAGTAAAGCTTTCGCTTTCATTCACCACTACTTGACAAGTTATctcattttctccttttttatttaatttaactcattttctttttttttctctttgctaaaaaaaacattttcttcaTCTTGCGTGTATTAATAGGCTAatagaaacaaataaatatacaaattaaagTTTCTCTCAGGTTAGTTGAATTTCTCAAATTCTAGCATATCGTATTAGTCTCGGTTTAATGTATAGACAAGTTAATAGAGACTTGTTCTTAACActcaatgtttttcttttcagagAGTATGCTAATATGTATGATTCGCATTCTAAACTTTCAAACATAACTGCAGGCATCATGATTTTcctattttatgtaaaattttattaagatcATATATACAGCATTAGTGTCATAAACCAATTGTATTAATTGAAGTAACATtcataccaaaaatatatatacgtaactagatttaaaataataattataaatatacgTATTTGGTTTGAAGTAAGAGACGGTAAATGCAGATGTCAAAGAGTGGTGACAATGTGTTGTATTTGTATAGACAGCTTGTTTTCTTAATGTTGTAAACTTATATATCCAGAATACATAATAGTAAGGTTTGTGATAATATTTTAACCAAacgtttagaaaaaaatccTCAAATACATAGACATGACTATAAGAATTTAATCCATGTTTTAACATAGTAATTTAGGTCACACCTATTCAATgcacattttttaataaaagaatatttgaaattaaGAAATGATGATTAAGAAATTGAAATGATTAGTAAAGAAAATCACTAGAATGTATTGGCTTAATGTATTGCGgattattaaagaaaatcaGTGTGATAAACACATGGTCGGTAAACTCAAAACAGGATTGCTGAGCAAAGTCCATTGCGATTGTTCATATTTGTGCTCGTAAAAGTGAATAGTCTTTTTTAAATTCACCATTTTGTCTGTGTTGCACAATAGTCTTTTTAAAATTCACCATTTTGTCTGTGTTGCACATGTCTATTGGCATAACTTAGAAAATGTTGCTGGATTGATTCAACCTACACTAGAgtataaaaagacaaaaaaaaatgatagatatgCTTTTGAGTTTTGAGACGATGGATCTAGTCATCTAGAAAGACAATCTGATCTACACAAGCTCTAAATGTGAAGACAAAGTGCTCGCAAATTAAGCAGTCGACATAATAAAGTTACAGATATCACGTGCCTTATTCGAACCCAATCAATTACGTACCTAGATACTCCCAATTAAACATGTTTAAATTAAAGTATGTAATGTGTGAAAACGAACATAAGTGATATAATAATCAAATAGCAAATCACAAAAGGTGGGTTCTTTCTTAAAAGCGTCACATATGATGATAATGGATTCAATACTTTAAAGAAACGTCAATGTCATATAAACCCatcccaaaaataaatatattataataaaaaatagtatcaTCATCGACATCCCAGAAAATAACGCACGTGTTTccgaaaaaacaaaacaaaacaaaacgagCCCGTGTCTGAAGAGTGTGAGTGCCAGTTGGCAACTAACAAGCCACAAAGGCATTCGAAAAACACGCATATATAAAGAGCTCTCTTTCCACTTTCAGTTTCCCCcaaagcaaacaaacaaaaaaaaaaatacaaatcacttcATCATCTCCACAGGTGCTTGAACACTTACTTACACAGTCGAcaacaaaaatccaaaaaaatcaaatgcaTTATCCTAACAACAGACCCGAATTCTTCGGAGCTCCACCGACCCGGTACCATGATCGGGAGCAGCTGTCACCGGAGCAAGAGCTATCTGTTATGGTCTCCGCCTTGCAACACGTGATCTCAGGGGAAAACGAAACGGCGCCGTATCAGGGTTTCTCCGGCACTGATAGCACAGTGATAAGCGCGGGAATGCCTCGGTCGGATTCCGACACTtgccaagtgtgcaggatcgaCGGCTGTCTCGGCTGCAACTACTTTTTCGCGCCAAATCAGAGAATCGAAAACagagttgaagaagaagaagaagggattagtagtagtagtagaggAAGAGAGAGTCCCGTGGCGGCGGGGAAGAAAGCAGCGGAAGGAGGAGGGAAagtgaggaagaggaagaacaagaagaatgGGTACAGAGGAGTGAGGCAGAGACCTTGGGGTAAATTCGCAGCTGAGATCAGAGATCCCAAGAGAGCCACACGTGTCTGGCTCGGCACTTTCGAGACAGCCGAGGACGCGGCTCGAGCATACGATAGAGCAGCTATCGGGTTCCGTGGGCCGCGGGCTAAACTCAACTTCCCGTTTGTGGATTA contains these protein-coding regions:
- the LOC108839577 gene encoding protein JINGUBANG, whose protein sequence is MRNEAGGIMVVDLQTDPYNNNHHRQEITNSGHKPRPKFGDFLKADHDGIFPPVVDPIIVNTNLTHQRFSSVSTMSNGPTSGDDSSPCVMSPWARLSPPWAMDFNEDNALETNGLIGSIVREEGHIYSLAASGDLLYTGSDSKNIRVWKNLKDYAGFKASSGLIKAIVIFGEDRVFTGHQDGKIRIWKVSKRKPGKHKRVGTLPTFKSLVKSSVNPKHYRGKNSVKTKHHDAVSSLSMDAEVGLLYSSSWDRTIKVWRVSDSKCLESIQAHEDAINSVMTGGFDDLVFTGSADGTVKVWKREMQVKTRHALVQVLLEQENAVTALAVKPEFSMVYSGSSDGVVNYWQRSKRVFIGGMLKGHNSAVLCLAVAGNLLLSGSADKNICVWRREPADGSHECLSVLTGHMGPVKCLAVEEERACRGKEAKASVEEGERKWIIYSGSLDKSVKVWRVSEKVATWREMEEEAAASSGWKRSPSLHESCAWSSHDLGK
- the LOC108841781 gene encoding extra-large guanine nucleotide-binding protein 2 translates to MATILRKFSALPSPIRRRDNEDGDETSHNNDYSFAMEYKGPLIANLPRANPVQVDQIPTALPVSFSSLSSGVSYPVAQPLPVRAKKPPQEKKNKNGLVGSASSPSVVSSSSSSSKRLEVAGEAKSCVYSPSSSAEVIEESDGDDDDDDDDCSDGEPGNRVRFDVQSHGSECGDESFYMSDGESVITAATPIAERKGKKGSCYRCLMGNRFTEKELCVVCCAKYCSNCVRRAMGAMPEGRKCQSCIGFRISESNRKSLGKCSRMLKRVLTDSELKQVMRDEISCKVNQLPSRLIAVNGKSLDEEELYVLQTCPNPPKKLKPGDYWYDKVAGYWGKVGEKPCQIISPHMNIGGNIKKEASNGDTEICINNREITKSELMMLKMVGVQCEGKPHFWVNSDGTYQEEGQNRIMGNIWSKKRARVACAVFSLPAPPTSSAVEPNDEPVYEHKMLNKLLLIGEEKCGATTIYKQARSLYKVPFPEEERERIKFVIQTNLYAYLAMVLEAYEEEERNNNSQSSDQTDETSAKTVSSINPRLKHFSDWLLKEKEEGNLKIFPASSRENAQTVAELWRVPAIQATYKRLRDTLPRNAVYFLGRILEISRAEYNPSEMDILQAEGLSCIEGLSCVEFSFPSTAQEDSLDIDYQHDPKMKYQLIRLNPRSLGENWKLLEMFEDADLVIFCVSLTDYGEYIEDSDGVLVNKMIANKQLFESMVTHPILANKRFLLVLTKFDLLEEKIEEVPLRTCEWFQDFNPLISQNQTSRHNPPMAQRAFHYIGFQFKRLYDSLVGPYSMHGGGKSFRPKLFVSQVSLESDTVDNALRYARDILKWHVEETSMFQEMSTTSIEASLSS
- the LOC108837530 gene encoding ethylene-responsive transcription factor ERF109, with translation MHYPNNRPEFFGAPPTRYHDREQLSPEQELSVMVSALQHVISGENETAPYQGFSGTDSTVISAGMPRSDSDTCQVCRIDGCLGCNYFFAPNQRIENRVEEEEEGISSSSRGRESPVAAGKKAAEGGGKVRKRKNKKNGYRGVRQRPWGKFAAEIRDPKRATRVWLGTFETAEDAARAYDRAAIGFRGPRAKLNFPFVDYTSSSPVAADDVGTSGSVNASASTSVSAGDSAETEQWHGGGGDCDMEEYLKMMMMMDFGSGDSSDSGNTIADMFQ